Proteins encoded in a region of the Schaalia hyovaginalis genome:
- a CDS encoding DUF2304 domain-containing protein, translating to MTSYWLPKVLILLGLVLITRLVLRRPKSASHLAVRRLAMLVLIVFACFAVVFPAILNSLAHLIGIEKGINLLVYGLVLALFAQMATSYRRDIDAEIRLTRLARAVALADAQRRLAQTREGRGLGAEVADEGAASMAIFETQDTIDTDEYTHERHQ from the coding sequence ATGACGTCGTATTGGCTCCCCAAGGTCCTGATCCTCCTCGGCCTGGTCCTCATCACCAGACTCGTCCTCAGGCGGCCCAAGAGCGCGTCCCATCTCGCGGTGAGGCGCCTCGCCATGCTCGTCCTCATCGTCTTCGCCTGCTTCGCCGTGGTCTTCCCCGCGATCCTCAACTCCCTCGCGCATCTGATCGGGATCGAGAAGGGGATCAATCTCCTCGTCTACGGGCTCGTTCTCGCCCTCTTCGCGCAGATGGCCACGTCATATCGTCGTGACATCGATGCGGAGATCAGGCTCACCCGGCTCGCGCGGGCGGTCGCCCTCGCAGATGCGCAGCGACGCTTGGCGCAAACACGCGAAGGCCGGGGCCTCGGCGCCGAAGTCGCCGACGAGGGCGCCGCTTCGATGGCGATCTTTGAGACACAGGATACGATCGACACCGATGAGTACACGCACGAACGCCACCAGTAG